The Punica granatum isolate Tunisia-2019 chromosome 4, ASM765513v2, whole genome shotgun sequence genome has a window encoding:
- the LOC116206098 gene encoding protein BONZAI 3-like isoform X1, whose product MGGCFSDVKGGQQAVGAGGTRYSPNAGGGGGGGGSSTTSVGGPNDAVDMFHRARGQQALFTELELSLSASKLRDRDILSKSDPMAVVYLKKRDGLLEELGRTEVVLNSLDPAWIQKVSVSYQFEMVQILVFHVYDVDTKYHDLPAKALNLKDQEFLGEATCVLSEIVTQRSQSLTIKLQNNHGQVGPRNLGTLTVHAEEPVALKTVVDITFRCTNLDNKDLFSKSDPFLRISRIVETGNSVPICKTEVVNNNLNPIWRPISLTMRQFGSKENPLVIECFDFDSSGSHQFMGKLQKSMADLDKLHRDRTGANFVSPASLNRGREKVLKGQLFVEQFNEKPQFSFLDYIVSGFELNFMVAVDFTASNGNPRSPDSLHYIDPSGRLNSYQQAIMEVGEVLQFYDSDRHFPAWGFGGRTFNGSVSHCFNLSPNGYEVEGVEGIMAAYSGAIHNVSLAGPTLFGQVINKAAEIAGQSLSYNKNKYYVLLIITDGVLTDLQETKDALVRASDLPLSVLIVGVGGADFKQMEILDADNGKRLESSTGRMATRDIVQFVPMQQVYGGQISVVQALLEELPGQFLSYMRARDIKPHSHAPGTSA is encoded by the exons ATGGGAGGATGCTTTTCAGATGTGAAAGGAGGACAGCAAGCGGTGGGAGCGGGAGGGACCCGTTACAGTCCCAATgccggaggaggaggaggaggaggaggaagctcAACAACCAGTGTAGGTGGTCCCAACGACGCCGTTGACATGTTTCATCGAGCTCGCGGACAGCAGGCCCTCTTCACTGAGCTAGAG TTGTCATTGTCTGCATCAAAGTTACGTGATCGTGACATCTTATCCAAG AGTGACCCCATGGCAGTTGTGTACCTAAAGAAAAGAGATGGATTGCTCGAGGAACTTGGTCGGACAGAAGTTGTATTGAACAGTCTAGATCCTGCTTGGATCCAGAAGGTTTCCGTCTCCTATCAGTTTGAGATGGTTCAGATTTTAGT ctTTCATGTGTATGATGTCGACACGAAGTATCACGACTTACCAGCAAAG GCTCTGAATCTGAAGGATCAAGAGTTTCTTGGAGAAGCTACTTGTGTGCTGTCCGAG ATAGTAACTCAACGAAGTCAGAGTTTGACTataaaattgcaaaacaaTCATGGACAAGTTGGCCCTAGAAACCTGGGCACTCTTACTGTCCATGCCGAGGAGCCAGTTGCTTTGAAGACTGTTGTTGATATTACGTTTCGCTGTACCAATTTGGATAACAAAGACTTGTtttctaaaagt GATCCATTCTTGAGAATATCCAGAATAGTTGAGACTGGGAATTCAGTACCCATTTGCAAGACTGAAGTGGTCAATAATAACTTGAACCCAATTTGGAGGCCCATTAGTCTAACCATGCGACAATTTGGAAGCAAG GAGAACCCCCTAGTCATTGAGtgctttgattttgattcaaGCGGGAGTCATCAATTCATGGG CAAACTCCAGAAATCTATGGCAGACCTTGACAAACTGCACCGAGATAGGACTGGTGCAAACTTTGTTTCACCAGCTTCTTTGAACCGTGGGCGTGAAAAG GTACTCAAGGGCCAGCTTTTTGTGGAGCAATTCAATGAGAAACCACAGTTTAGCTTTCTTGATTACATAGTGAGTGGATTTGAGCTCAATTTCATGGTTGCTGTTGATTTTACTG CTTCTAATGGAAATCCTCGAAGTCCTGATTCATTGCATTATATTGATCCTTCTGGGAGGTTGAATTCCTATCAGCAG GCTATAATGGAAGTTGGAGAGGTCCTTCAATTTTATGATTCTGACAGGCACTTCCCTGCATGGGGTTTTGGTGGAAGGACCTTCAATGGTTCAGTGTCTCACTGTTTTAACTTGAGTCCAAATGGCTATGAG GTTGAAGGAGTCGAAGGCATCATGGCTGCTTATTCAGGTGCAATACACAACGTTTCCCTGGCGGGACCTACTTTGTTTGGTCAAGTCATCAACAAGGCTGCAGAAATTGCTGGGCAGTCCCTTTcatacaacaaaaataaatattatgttCTGCTCATCATCACG GATGGAGTCCTTACAGATCTCCAAGAAACAAAGGATGCTTTGGTGAGGGCATCGGATCTTCCATTGTCTGTTCTTATAGTTGGAGTTGGTGGTGCGGACTTCAAGCAAATGGAG ATACTCGATGCGGATAATGGAAAACGATTGGAGAGCTCTACTGGTCGGATGGCGACGAGAGACATTGTGCAGTTTGTCCCAATGCAACAAGTGTATG GTGGTCAGATATCTGTGGTGCAAGCTCTGTTGGAGGAGTTGCCTGGTCAGTTCTTGAGTTACATGCGTGCTCGGGACATCAAACCGCACTCTCATGCTCCTGGAACTTCTGCTTGA
- the LOC116206098 gene encoding protein BONZAI 3-like isoform X2, whose protein sequence is MNSASIIMSLALLTPFFLLTLSVSFITATAADTSRCIFGACLQLSLSASKLRDRDILSKSDPMAVVYLKKRDGLLEELGRTEVVLNSLDPAWIQKVSVSYQFEMVQILVFHVYDVDTKYHDLPAKALNLKDQEFLGEATCVLSEIVTQRSQSLTIKLQNNHGQVGPRNLGTLTVHAEEPVALKTVVDITFRCTNLDNKDLFSKSDPFLRISRIVETGNSVPICKTEVVNNNLNPIWRPISLTMRQFGSKENPLVIECFDFDSSGSHQFMGKLQKSMADLDKLHRDRTGANFVSPASLNRGREKVLKGQLFVEQFNEKPQFSFLDYIVSGFELNFMVAVDFTASNGNPRSPDSLHYIDPSGRLNSYQQAIMEVGEVLQFYDSDRHFPAWGFGGRTFNGSVSHCFNLSPNGYEVEGVEGIMAAYSGAIHNVSLAGPTLFGQVINKAAEIAGQSLSYNKNKYYVLLIITDGVLTDLQETKDALVRASDLPLSVLIVGVGGADFKQMEILDADNGKRLESSTGRMATRDIVQFVPMQQVYGGQISVVQALLEELPGQFLSYMRARDIKPHSHAPGTSA, encoded by the exons ATGAATTCCGCATCGATTATTATGAGTCTAGCTCTACTCACTCCATTCTTTTTGCTTACTTTATCTGTTTCATTTATTACTGCGACTGCGGCTGATACTAGTAGATGTATCTTTGGCGCCTGCTTGCAGTTGTCATTGTCTGCATCAAAGTTACGTGATCGTGACATCTTATCCAAG AGTGACCCCATGGCAGTTGTGTACCTAAAGAAAAGAGATGGATTGCTCGAGGAACTTGGTCGGACAGAAGTTGTATTGAACAGTCTAGATCCTGCTTGGATCCAGAAGGTTTCCGTCTCCTATCAGTTTGAGATGGTTCAGATTTTAGT ctTTCATGTGTATGATGTCGACACGAAGTATCACGACTTACCAGCAAAG GCTCTGAATCTGAAGGATCAAGAGTTTCTTGGAGAAGCTACTTGTGTGCTGTCCGAG ATAGTAACTCAACGAAGTCAGAGTTTGACTataaaattgcaaaacaaTCATGGACAAGTTGGCCCTAGAAACCTGGGCACTCTTACTGTCCATGCCGAGGAGCCAGTTGCTTTGAAGACTGTTGTTGATATTACGTTTCGCTGTACCAATTTGGATAACAAAGACTTGTtttctaaaagt GATCCATTCTTGAGAATATCCAGAATAGTTGAGACTGGGAATTCAGTACCCATTTGCAAGACTGAAGTGGTCAATAATAACTTGAACCCAATTTGGAGGCCCATTAGTCTAACCATGCGACAATTTGGAAGCAAG GAGAACCCCCTAGTCATTGAGtgctttgattttgattcaaGCGGGAGTCATCAATTCATGGG CAAACTCCAGAAATCTATGGCAGACCTTGACAAACTGCACCGAGATAGGACTGGTGCAAACTTTGTTTCACCAGCTTCTTTGAACCGTGGGCGTGAAAAG GTACTCAAGGGCCAGCTTTTTGTGGAGCAATTCAATGAGAAACCACAGTTTAGCTTTCTTGATTACATAGTGAGTGGATTTGAGCTCAATTTCATGGTTGCTGTTGATTTTACTG CTTCTAATGGAAATCCTCGAAGTCCTGATTCATTGCATTATATTGATCCTTCTGGGAGGTTGAATTCCTATCAGCAG GCTATAATGGAAGTTGGAGAGGTCCTTCAATTTTATGATTCTGACAGGCACTTCCCTGCATGGGGTTTTGGTGGAAGGACCTTCAATGGTTCAGTGTCTCACTGTTTTAACTTGAGTCCAAATGGCTATGAG GTTGAAGGAGTCGAAGGCATCATGGCTGCTTATTCAGGTGCAATACACAACGTTTCCCTGGCGGGACCTACTTTGTTTGGTCAAGTCATCAACAAGGCTGCAGAAATTGCTGGGCAGTCCCTTTcatacaacaaaaataaatattatgttCTGCTCATCATCACG GATGGAGTCCTTACAGATCTCCAAGAAACAAAGGATGCTTTGGTGAGGGCATCGGATCTTCCATTGTCTGTTCTTATAGTTGGAGTTGGTGGTGCGGACTTCAAGCAAATGGAG ATACTCGATGCGGATAATGGAAAACGATTGGAGAGCTCTACTGGTCGGATGGCGACGAGAGACATTGTGCAGTTTGTCCCAATGCAACAAGTGTATG GTGGTCAGATATCTGTGGTGCAAGCTCTGTTGGAGGAGTTGCCTGGTCAGTTCTTGAGTTACATGCGTGCTCGGGACATCAAACCGCACTCTCATGCTCCTGGAACTTCTGCTTGA
- the LOC116206098 gene encoding protein BONZAI 3-like isoform X3 has protein sequence MAVVYLKKRDGLLEELGRTEVVLNSLDPAWIQKVSVSYQFEMVQILVFHVYDVDTKYHDLPAKALNLKDQEFLGEATCVLSEIVTQRSQSLTIKLQNNHGQVGPRNLGTLTVHAEEPVALKTVVDITFRCTNLDNKDLFSKSDPFLRISRIVETGNSVPICKTEVVNNNLNPIWRPISLTMRQFGSKENPLVIECFDFDSSGSHQFMGKLQKSMADLDKLHRDRTGANFVSPASLNRGREKVLKGQLFVEQFNEKPQFSFLDYIVSGFELNFMVAVDFTASNGNPRSPDSLHYIDPSGRLNSYQQAIMEVGEVLQFYDSDRHFPAWGFGGRTFNGSVSHCFNLSPNGYEVEGVEGIMAAYSGAIHNVSLAGPTLFGQVINKAAEIAGQSLSYNKNKYYVLLIITDGVLTDLQETKDALVRASDLPLSVLIVGVGGADFKQMEILDADNGKRLESSTGRMATRDIVQFVPMQQVYGGQISVVQALLEELPGQFLSYMRARDIKPHSHAPGTSA, from the exons ATGGCAGTTGTGTACCTAAAGAAAAGAGATGGATTGCTCGAGGAACTTGGTCGGACAGAAGTTGTATTGAACAGTCTAGATCCTGCTTGGATCCAGAAGGTTTCCGTCTCCTATCAGTTTGAGATGGTTCAGATTTTAGT ctTTCATGTGTATGATGTCGACACGAAGTATCACGACTTACCAGCAAAG GCTCTGAATCTGAAGGATCAAGAGTTTCTTGGAGAAGCTACTTGTGTGCTGTCCGAG ATAGTAACTCAACGAAGTCAGAGTTTGACTataaaattgcaaaacaaTCATGGACAAGTTGGCCCTAGAAACCTGGGCACTCTTACTGTCCATGCCGAGGAGCCAGTTGCTTTGAAGACTGTTGTTGATATTACGTTTCGCTGTACCAATTTGGATAACAAAGACTTGTtttctaaaagt GATCCATTCTTGAGAATATCCAGAATAGTTGAGACTGGGAATTCAGTACCCATTTGCAAGACTGAAGTGGTCAATAATAACTTGAACCCAATTTGGAGGCCCATTAGTCTAACCATGCGACAATTTGGAAGCAAG GAGAACCCCCTAGTCATTGAGtgctttgattttgattcaaGCGGGAGTCATCAATTCATGGG CAAACTCCAGAAATCTATGGCAGACCTTGACAAACTGCACCGAGATAGGACTGGTGCAAACTTTGTTTCACCAGCTTCTTTGAACCGTGGGCGTGAAAAG GTACTCAAGGGCCAGCTTTTTGTGGAGCAATTCAATGAGAAACCACAGTTTAGCTTTCTTGATTACATAGTGAGTGGATTTGAGCTCAATTTCATGGTTGCTGTTGATTTTACTG CTTCTAATGGAAATCCTCGAAGTCCTGATTCATTGCATTATATTGATCCTTCTGGGAGGTTGAATTCCTATCAGCAG GCTATAATGGAAGTTGGAGAGGTCCTTCAATTTTATGATTCTGACAGGCACTTCCCTGCATGGGGTTTTGGTGGAAGGACCTTCAATGGTTCAGTGTCTCACTGTTTTAACTTGAGTCCAAATGGCTATGAG GTTGAAGGAGTCGAAGGCATCATGGCTGCTTATTCAGGTGCAATACACAACGTTTCCCTGGCGGGACCTACTTTGTTTGGTCAAGTCATCAACAAGGCTGCAGAAATTGCTGGGCAGTCCCTTTcatacaacaaaaataaatattatgttCTGCTCATCATCACG GATGGAGTCCTTACAGATCTCCAAGAAACAAAGGATGCTTTGGTGAGGGCATCGGATCTTCCATTGTCTGTTCTTATAGTTGGAGTTGGTGGTGCGGACTTCAAGCAAATGGAG ATACTCGATGCGGATAATGGAAAACGATTGGAGAGCTCTACTGGTCGGATGGCGACGAGAGACATTGTGCAGTTTGTCCCAATGCAACAAGTGTATG GTGGTCAGATATCTGTGGTGCAAGCTCTGTTGGAGGAGTTGCCTGGTCAGTTCTTGAGTTACATGCGTGCTCGGGACATCAAACCGCACTCTCATGCTCCTGGAACTTCTGCTTGA